A window from Theobroma cacao cultivar B97-61/B2 chromosome 3, Criollo_cocoa_genome_V2, whole genome shotgun sequence encodes these proteins:
- the LOC18606233 gene encoding uncharacterized protein LOC18606233 produces MSYYQRRYRRESYGHGGPRMSRPNFPQRVVDDTGSSWQPLPAWERRFCVVVGAMPWKRFVQAKNNLYRTDKVYEWNDSAGKKAFDEAKQRFWAEFHGFPCKKHLPSADLYIDANIDWNPEIDPELVSGIRSSSDNEGKEVTFNKRRAANEVVKEIDYFSIPLDQIKATGWDE; encoded by the exons ATGTCATATTATCAGCGAAGATATCGTCGAGAAAGTTATGGACATGGAGGTCCAAGGATGAGTCGTCCAAACTTTCCCCAAAGGGTAGTCGATGATACTG GTTCGTCATGGCAACCCTTGCCTGCATGGGAGCGAAGATTCTGCGTAGTAGTGGGTGCAATGCCCTGGAAAAGATTTGTGCAAGCAAAGAACAATCTATATCGGACTGACAAGGTTTATGAATGGAATGATTCGGCTGGGAAAAAGGCTTTCGACGAAGCCAAACAACGATTCTGGGCAGAATTCCATGGTTTTCCTTGCAAGAAACACTTGCCAAGTGCAGACCTGTACATCGATGCCAACATTGATTGGAATCCGGAAATTGATCCAGAACTTGTCTCCGGAATCCGGTCATCATCCGATAATGAAGGAAAAGAGGTTACTTTTAACAAAAGAAGGGCAGCAAACGAGGTTGTTAAAGAAATCGACTACTTTTCAATTCCATTGGATCAGATTAAGGCAACTGGGTGGGACGAGTGA